Below is a genomic region from bacterium.
AAACGCTCGAACTCGACTCCGGAGATGCTCTGCTCCTGCAGAATCGCGCCTTCGCAAAGGCCGTGAGCGAGCGCGGGGAGCCCGATGTCACGGGTGAAGACGGTTACCGCGCACTCGCTCTCGCGCTGCGCATCGAAGACAGCATTCCGCCTCTCGAGGAACTGACGTGAAGCTCTTCCTTTCGACGGCCGATGCCTCTGGAGATCTGCACGGTGCTGCGCTGGTCGCTGCGCTGCGCGAGCGGGTTCCCGACCTGGAGGTCACGGGGCTCGGTGGGGATGCGCTACGCGCAGCCGGTATGACGCCGGTCGTGGAGCAATCCGAACTCGCGGTTGCCGGGCTGCTCGAAATCGCCAGCAGTGTTCCCGCGATCTTGCGTGCCTTCCTTTCGCTGCGTCGCAGCCTGCGCACGGACCGCCCCGATCTGGTGGTCCTGGTCGATTCACCCGACCTGAATCTGCGGCTGGCGCCGATTGCGAAGCGCGCCGGTATTCCTGTTCTGTACTACATCGCACCACAGGTCTGGGCGTGGCGCTCCGGACGGGTCCGGCAGTTGCAGCGCTCGACCGATCGCGTCGGGGTGATCTTTCCGTTTGAAGAGGGCTTTTTGCGCAGGGCCGGCGTCAATGCGAGTTTCGTGGGCCATCCGCTCGTCGATCGCATGGCTGACGTGCGCAAGTCATTGCGCCCCGAAGTCGTTGCGCGAGAACTCGAGCTCGATCTGGTGCGGCCTGTTCTCGGCCTTTTGCCAGGCAGCCGCCGCAACGAGTTTGCCGAGAATCTGCCGTGTTTTCTCGAGACTTCACGGATCGTCCACGAGGCCGAGCCACGGGTGCAGATCCGCCTGATCGTCGCACCCACCATCGACTCGAAGAGTCTCGATCTTCCGGATTACGTGAAGCCCGTTGAAGGTCATTCACACGAGATGATTGCGTTGTCGACCTGCGTGATCGCCGCGCCCGGTACGGTGACTGTCGAAGCCGCGTTGCTCGGTACACCGATGGTTGTCACACATCGCGTGAATCCGCTCAGTTTCGAACTAGCACGCCGGCTGGCGCGGGTCCCTTCCAGTTGCATGGTCAATCTGCTCGCCGGTTCCGGAGTC
It encodes:
- the lpxB gene encoding lipid-A-disaccharide synthase encodes the protein MKLFLSTADASGDLHGAALVAALRERVPDLEVTGLGGDALRAAGMTPVVEQSELAVAGLLEIASSVPAILRAFLSLRRSLRTDRPDLVVLVDSPDLNLRLAPIAKRAGIPVLYYIAPQVWAWRSGRVRQLQRSTDRVGVIFPFEEGFLRRAGVNASFVGHPLVDRMADVRKSLRPEVVARELELDLVRPVLGLLPGSRRNEFAENLPCFLETSRIVHEAEPRVQIRLIVAPTIDSKSLDLPDYVKPVEGHSHEMIALSTCVIAAPGTVTVEAALLGTPMVVTHRVNPLSFELARRLARVPSSCMVNLLAGSGVVPERIQWQSRPAALVPLVLKLLRDEDTRQQMQLELAKVSAQLGERGAADRAADLALEVAGRG